The following DNA comes from Nicotiana sylvestris chromosome 10, ASM39365v2, whole genome shotgun sequence.
CCAGCTCTGGACGGTGACCacagaagttattggatagatggactagacttcaccctcctatcttcgggggtgagcATCATGATAatgcccaggatttcattgataggttcAGGGACAGACTggacaacatgaggatattggagtcgcatggagttgacttcactaTTTTTCAgttggagggcagggcccgtaggtggtggcagtcttatgttcttggcaggccagcaggttctcctccccttACCTTGGATCAGTTCACCTAGTTATTCTTGGATCAGTATATTCCACCCTCGAAGAGGGAAGATTTACAGTATTagtttgagcatcttgagcaaggtcagatgtctgtgaccgattatgaggcgatGTTCTCTGAGTTGTCTCGTCATTCACTCATGATACTTCACATGGATTCAAAGAGAGTTCAGAGATTTGTTGCATGGTTACACCCCGGTATTCGAGCTAGCATGGCCCaagaggtggagatgggtactgagtatcagctagtggtagagattgctcgcaggattgagaggtatcgccagaggggtagagagcagataaAGCAGGACAAGAGGTCCCGATTTTCGGGAGAGTTCAGAGGTGACCCatctaggggtagaggtcacttaaggaggggtcagcccaacagaaccccatattcagcaccaccaccccTTCCCGAGGTGCTCCAGTGAGACCTTATTTCAGTGCGATGCCGGAGAGTTCTTACCACCCACCAACTATTCAGGGTTCCTTTGGCGGATATTCTGGTCATCAGGATTCTTCCAGTGCCCACTTCAGTGCATCGCTAGAGAGTTCATATTGCCCGCCAGCCATccagggttcttctagtgggtattcgGGTTAACAGGCTCAGACATCAGGGCAGTATGCTATGGTACCGAGAGtgtgctatgagtgtggagatttgggtcacatgaagaggacctACCCCAGACTTCAGGGCAAGGCAGTGCAGTACGGTCAGcagcctatgatttcagcaccaGCTGCCCCGCCACCTAGAGGTGGAGAGCAGACTGgtaggggccgtcctagaggtggaggccaagcagggagaggtcagccagttactgctcagtcaggtggaggccagccagatTCTACACCCTTCCGGACcagccagatgcattggcctcaaatgccgtcatcataggtattatttcTATCGgcggtagagatgcttcggtattatttgatctagggtctacttattcatatgtatcatctctgtttgttcatttcctggttatttctcctgagcctttgggcactcaTATTCATGTGTCTACTCTTGTGggtgattctgtggttgtggatcggatctaccaatcttgtgtggtcacattctatggtttcgagactagagcgAATCTCTTGTTGCTTGACATGATTGACTTTAaggtcatcctaggcatggattgtttatctccatatcacgccatcctagattgccatgccaaggcTATTTCATTAGCGATTCCAGGGTTACCGAGGTTCgagtggaagggttccatagTTGATACACCTAGTCAGGTTAtttctttcctgaaggctcggcatatggttgagaaggggtgtttggcttatctagcttatgttcgggacaccaccacAGAGTCTtcgacgattgattcagttccagtagttcgagagttcgtcgatgtgtttccttctgatcttcctggcatgccactgtatcatgatattgatttctgtattgatttggctccaggcacccagcctatatctattccaccgtaccgtatggctcctaaagagttgaaagagttcaAGGAGCAGCTTGaagagttgttagcaaaggggtttgttagacccagtgtatcaccttggggtgcgccagtattatttgtgaagaagaaggatgggactatgcggatgtgcattgattaccgccagttgaacaaagtcaccatcaagaacaagtattcatTGCCTCGTatcaatgatttgtttgaccagttacagggtgctagggtgttttctaagatcaaCTTTAGGTCAGGGTaatatcagttgaagatttgggactcgAATATTCCGAAGACcgcattccggactagatatggccattatgaatttttggtgatgttctttggcttgactaatgccccaacaacattcatgtacTTGATGAACAAGGTATTCAtgccttatattgattcatttgtcatcgtcttcattgacgacatcttgatatactcccgtaACCTGGGGGGAatacgagcagcatttgagaatagtgcttcagaccttgcgagagcagaatctatatgctaagttctccaagtgtgagttttggctggagtcagtggcattcttggggcatgttgtgtcaggagagggtattaaggtggatcccaagaagattgaggcagttcagagttggccacatcCCACCtcagtgaccgagatcaggagtttcctggggctAGCAGATTATTATAGATGATTCGTGcaaggattttcatctattgcatcaccttgactagattgacccagaagagtgctcctttccgttggtccgacgattgtgaggagagcttttagaagctcaagacagctttgaccacggaaccagttcttgtgttgccttccgatTCATGGATGTATATGGTATATTGCGACGCCTCACGCATTGTCTTGGATTGTGTATCAATGCAGGAGGGGTGAGTTATTGTATACGCTTCGCGTCAGctaaaggttcatgagaagaattatcctgtgcacggTCTAGAGTTGGCTGTGATTGTTCATGCTCtcaagatatggaggcattatctgtatagggtgtcatgtgaggtttatactgatcatcgcagcttacaacatttgttcaagcagaaggatcttaatttgaggcagcgcaggtggcttgagttactgaaggattatgacatcaccattttttatcatccgggcaaggcgaaTGTGGTCGTGAATGCCTTAAGCCGAATGgctgagagtatgggtagcttggcattcattccagcaaaggagagaccactagctttggacattcagtccttggctaacagacttgtaagGTTgtatatttcagagcccagccgagttcttgcgtgtgtggttgctcagtcttcattattggggcataTAAAGGCCTGATAGTTCGACGATCCACATTTGGCGGTTCTTAGAGAGACAGTGCTTCAgggaggtgccaaggaggtttctattggcgaggatggtgttttgcaaCTCCAGAGtcatctatgtgttcctaatgttgatgatctgagggagaggattctagaggaggcacgcAGTTTGTGACATTCTATTCACCCGggagctacgaagatgtatcgcgacttgaggtagcattattggtggtggaggatgaagaaagacatagtggagtatgtggctaggtgtttaaattgccagcaggtcaagtatgaacaccaAAGGTCGGGTGGCCTACtccagcagatgcctataccagagtggaagtgggagcgcattaccatggattttgtagttgggttgccgcgaactttgcggaagtttgattcagtatgggtcattgttgacaggttgaccaagtcggccaCTTTATTCTAGTGGCGACTACTTATACAATAGAGAGGTATGCTCAGATTTACATTTgggagatagtccggttgcacggtgtgcctgtttctatcatatcagatagaggcactTAGTTCACTTCGCATTTCTGGAGTGCtattcagagtgagttggggacccgtgtagagctcaacatagcattccatcctcagatcgacgggcagtcggagcggacagttcagattttgAAGGACATGCTCAAAGCATGtctgattgactttggagggcagtgggattagttcttgccctTGGCGAAGTTTGCgtataacaacaactatcagtccagcatagagATAGCTATGGTCGAtattgtcgttctcctatcgggtggtttgagcctggtgaggctaagttatacggtacaaatttggtataggatgccttggacaaggtaaagttgattcaggaaaggcttcgcatagctcagtccagacagaagagctacgcgGATCAGAaagcgcgtgatgtatcattcatggttggcgagaaggttctcttgaaattCTCGCcaatgaaaggcgttatgaggttcgggaagaagggaaagttgagccctaggtttattggcccctttgaggtgttgagacgagttggggaggtcccttacaagcttgccttgccCCCAGCTTATCGGGCGTTCATCCAttttttcatgtatcgatgcttcggaagtatcatgccgacttgtcccatgtgttggactttagtactattcagctggatgagagtttgggttatgaggaggatccagttgccattattgataggcaagatcgccagttgaggtccaagaggatttctacggtgaaggtccagtggaggggccaactagtcgaggaggtgacctgggagtccaaggaggacatgcggagcagatatccacatttatttAGCAgcttaggtacttttctatgtccgttcgaggacgaacgtttgtttaagaggtggagaatgtaacgacccgaccagtcattttgccttttagaacctcGTTCCCTTAAAAAAACTTCCtgtgcttgctttaactaatttacgacttgcggggatggttggttcgggatttggaagagtttggagtgaaatatgctcatttgattcctaaGGATTtttttaaaaggctaagtttgactttggtcaacacaTTGAGCAAACTGATCCGGattcgtgatttgatggtcccgaaggatccgtaggaaaatatgggactcgggcgtatgcccggaatcgaatttcgaggtccctagcccaagtaatgaatttttattagaaattgttaaactgaaattctaaggatttaaagaaactaactAATGAGTGATCATATGGGTTTCGGGACTGTATGTTGGTTCTAGAGCCCGTTACAGGTCCTAAATTACATTTAAGaattgcccgcaaaatttggggtcaatccgagtagtttaagggcgtttcAGCTCGTTAGAGGAAagttaagaacttgaagttcataagtttgattcaattggttttaaggggtgattcttagatttagcgttgtttcgggcattccgaaggttcgagtaggtttgtttcatgatttcagacttgtcggtatgttcgggcggggcctggGACCctgagcgtcaatcggacgaggctcgagtgaagttggaatttTTCAGAAGTGttgaagcatctgcttctgtcataatcgcacttgtggttggtcgaccgcaggtgcgagaccgcagaagcggtccatctatcgcagatgcggcccattGTAGGCCAGgtcaaaaccgcagaagcggtcgcaGCCCGCTTGACCGGTTCTGCAGGTGCGTCTGATTTCTCGCAGaagcaggaccgcagatgcggaaatccctgaagcagtgagcttcatttaatatggGTTCTAAGTCCCTTTTTGCCACTTTTCACTCTTCCATaggcgattttgggagcttttgagagaaggcTTCCActtagcatcttgaggtaagtttatcccaactattcttagtttaatacttgtgtattaggtagattaaacactagaatttaagtgaaatcaaggggttagagcaaaacctatggttttgacaaaagatagatttaaccacgaaatttgttatgaaatgaattagaaatcatatattattgatccatAGGTTATATAGAACAGCTTctttcgaaaaatttcggaatccgggtacgtgggcccggggtcggattttagaaaACTTGTGTTGAGGGTTGGGAAATTGCGTAAATAGCTAGAAtacgatcttgtgagcttatgttgactagttcctacctcatttaactagtttcggatcgtttggctccaaattgagagtttgggCTCATTCTTAGCATTTGGAAGTATACttggagcaaggtaagtctcctttctaaccttgtaagagggaattatccccataggtgtaataattgaataaattgctattgtatgcgggggctacgtacgcactaggtgacgagagtccgtgcgtagctactattatgctaagtccaggtagtctaggacccataagcatgctctatgtgatattcttgtaacttgatgTTTAATTCGGATTCGTATAAATCATGTTGATTAAGGTAAATGAGACTAGTAAGAGGAACCTTATTTCCCTTAACCTTTTAAAGAGAAATTGAATATTTCTGTGAATAACTGCTCCTCAGATACACACTATTGTCTGCTTGTTGTtgagtttatttatatttgaccgcgtcacacgtgtgattcgcgagcggggtaatagatgcatctatggttcgtgtcgttcgaccctcggcagtgcacaatttacttttatgttggatcgggtcgtacgaccctcggtgttacttgcgcatgctttactTAGTATTTTCCTATGGATTGAACTTCGTATATGCCTTAAAATGTAAAAGGGATACCCATGATATTATCTAGAAAAAGAACTGTTATTCATTGCCATAAAATGCTAATTAATTGTGCTATCCATGCTTAGAATAAattctttctcatattatttgaccctagtaagtatcaagtcgacctctcgtgtctacttcttcgagattagatgggaaaCTTACTGGGTaaatattgtttatgtactcatactacacttctgtacttaattgtataggatctgaggcaggtatcTCTGGTTATCAGTGTGGCGCGCATCCCTGAGcagatttcaagacttctacggTGATATGCTTCCCTTCCCATATCGTTCAGCAGCTTGAAGGAGTCtctcttatttatttttgttgtctattctatttcggacagtaggatagattgattcttttgtatattctactagttgcccacaacttgtgacaccaggtcttgacacacacattagtagactaatattttgggttgtatgattatttttgGCACTTTACTGTTCATTTCTGGTTTTTACCCTAACTTAAGGAATTATTGCAACTAAGTTGGTAAAAGTAAGTGAGAACTTATTTAGTATTTTCCATGTTGGCTTGCCCTGCTATGgtattgggcgccatcatgacctattatggaaatgggtcgtgacaaccaaCATCTCGATGACATACAATAGCCTAGTCGTCTCATAAAGTCATCTAGCGGCAGTTTTGCCTTCCATACCTTGCAAATAAgggtggcaatttgagcccaaacccatctaatcgtttttctgcaccacccacccaccccaacccccaaatattttttaaattatatattttatggTAAAAGGTTTTTTTATGCAAGATGAGCATTGTTCTAAAATATGGGTCAAGTTTCGCGGGTTGGGTTATGACCCATTGTTTAGCCCATCTTGACTCAGCCCATTTTAGCCCAAGTACTCGTTGGGCTGGGTTGGGCAATGACTCATTTATTGACTTAACCCATCTTGACCCGCCCAAAATTCAACCCAACCCGCCCATTTGCCACCCCTACTTCCAAATTTGGAAAATATTATTTCTTGAAGTGTTTTTCAGATTTGGTAGCATTGCTTACTTACAAAGATCTTTGCCGTCCAAGACATTTATACGTAGACTTTCTCTAACCTAATAAATTTTTCAACTCTCATGCTCTTACTAGTTAATTTAAATGATGATTAATGTACTTTTAATTTTTACTTTGGTACTAATAATTCCCTTTTAAGTTCTTTCAATTTTCAAATAGATGTTGACTTGTCAAAGTATTTTCCAAATCATAAATTTCTCAAACTTAGAACATCATTATAGTGTTATTTAGCTTTATCCAATTCTTTTTACTGATGAAATGTTCTGttaatattttatttgaattttttacaGAGACTTTCTGTTCCTCTTACCTTTGGTTTTTAATGTTCATATATATGCTACATTAGATGATCATTTATTTGACAGTACTTTTTACTAGAggatattaaaataaaaatttattgatttttgtttaccctaaaatttaTTGACAGTACTTGAATTGCTTTAAGTACAGGTACCATCTTGCTCAAAGTCGTTCAAGCTTTTCTTGGGAGCATGGCATGGGTTACTTCAACGTCATAGCACCTGATATTCGAACATTGGCTCGAGGTATTTTCTCTACCCCTTCTTACCCTGACAAAACGGGGACATCTAATAGATAGTTAATTACATGTTTTGATCAGTTTGATTGTGTGTTGAACTTGTTTAATTGTTAAAGAAATGTTGGTttaattttcatttcatgtttgacTTCAAATTAGTTTGTTCGTGTGGTTTAGCCTAGTATTGGGCCTATCTTGATAGGCGGGCCCACTAGAATTAAAGGGCGATGTGCACAAATAGCCACTAAGAGCATCTGTCTTTATTTTAAAGTCAGTGTTTTAAATGCCTTTAGTCTTTAGTCACTGGTTTAATAAACTTATACCTGACTGGACAAAAATACTCTTTTGCTAAAACTTATACCTATGCTTTTATTAACGATCAGTAGCAGCAGCAGCGCACGTAACGAACTTCACTGTGATCATCGAATTTCAAAGTATAGAATTGCAGAAGCTTCTCTTCCGATTTCAAACTATAGGATTCAACTTTCTCGTCCAAAAATCGACATAAATTTACAGTAAGTTATACTTTTGTGtgtttctattgatttttatttcGACATAGTTATACTTTTTCCGatttctattgatttttataAAGTAACtagaaatttgattttttttttgaatttatggATTAATAAGGTTAAGGACATCACGTCCTGTGATAATTCTATAAAAATTGAGCACATAATATTAAGGACATAGTGTCCTGATTTTACaaattgaattgaaaaagttaaggacacaatgTCCTTAAGTTTTTTGATGTTTTTCTGTATATTAAGGACATACTGTCATAGTTTTGCAAATTGTTTTGAAAAatttaaggacacttggtcctgaagtttgagtttcaagttgaaaagttaaggacatttggtctTAAACTTTGACTTACATGTTCaatagttaaggacacttggtccttaacttagagttataagttaaaaagttaaggacatgcagtccttaacttca
Coding sequences within:
- the LOC138880128 gene encoding uncharacterized protein, which encodes MSVTDYEAMFSELSRHSLMILHMDSKRVQRFVAWLHPGIRASMAQEVEMGTEYQLVVEIARRIERYRQRGREQIKQDKRSRFSGEFRGDPSRGRGHLRRGQPNRTPYSAPPPLPEAQTSGQYAMVPRVCYECGDLGHMKRTYPRLQGKAVQYGQQPMISAPAAPPPRGGEQTGRGRPRGGGQAGRGQPVTAQSGSTYSYVSSLFVHFLVISPEPLGTHIHVSTLVGDSVVVDRIYQSCVVTFYGFETRANLLLLDMIDFKVILGMDCLSPYHAILDCHAKAISLAIPGLPRFEWKGSIVDTPSQVISFLKARHMVEKGCLAYLAYVRDTTTESSTIDSVPVVREFVDVFPSDLPGTQPISIPPYRMAPKELKEFKEQLEELLAKGFVRPSVSPWGAPVLFVKKKDGTMRMCIDYRQLNKVTIKNKYSLPRINDLFDQLQGARVFSKINFRSGYHLAQSRSSFSWEHGMGYFNVIAPDIRTLARVPEAIRFEDFIKQIFEVIELDRDKFEVVIWFDINLGTSKGMLVSKDLDLHTCIELLKTHSLFKDIISLLIFRKDFLDQQAPLNMSTEKLNMTIKTNASR